A part of Paramisgurnus dabryanus chromosome 15, PD_genome_1.1, whole genome shotgun sequence genomic DNA contains:
- the LOC135733138 gene encoding gamma-crystallin M1 yields MGKIIFYEDRNFQGRHYECMNDCSDISSYLSRVGSIRVESGCFVAYERNGFMGQQFFLRRGEYHDIQRMMSMGMMFDNIRSCRMIPPYRGSFRMKIYERDNFGGQMYELMDDCDNIMDRFHMSDCQSCHVMEGHWLMYEQPQYRGRMIYFRPGEYRSFREMGYSNMRFMSMRRITDMC; encoded by the exons ATGGGCAAG ATCATCTTCTACGAGGACAGAAACTTCCAGGGCCGCCACTATGAGTGCATGAATGACTGCTCGGATATTTCTTCATACCTGAGCCGTGTTGGCTCCATCAGGGTGGAGAGCGGTTGTTTCGTTGCCTACGAGCGCAATGGCTTCATGGGCCAACAGTTTTTCCTGCGGAGGGGGGAGTACCATGACATCCAGCGCATGATGAGCATGGGCATGATGTTTGACAATATCAGATCCTGCCGCATGATTCCTCCA taCAGAGGATCTTTCAGAATGAAGATCTATGAGAGGGATAATTTCGGAGGACAGATGTACGAGCTGATGGATGACTGTGATAACATCATGGATCGTTTCCATATGTCCGACTGCCAGTCTTGTCATGTGATGGAGGGTCACTGGCTCATGTATGAGCAGCCTCAATATAGAGGCAGGATGATATACTTCAGGCCCGGAGAGTACAGGAGCTTCAGGGAGATGGGATACAGTAACATGCGATTCATGAGCATGAGGCGTATCACTGACATGTGCTAA